A single genomic interval of Candidatus Korarchaeota archaeon NZ13-K harbors:
- a CDS encoding Hsp20/alpha crystallin family protein, with the protein MGDSVGSERRKTPYDDPFDRFIRDVMELLRKMDEDLSGFINGDLSWGFDHDLGDEEGVGISPEVESFPEGGGSVELEEQVVDVIDLEDEIIIVAEAPGVSKDEISVRIKGKEVTIKAGELLRRIQLPLEPDPDRVRATYRNGILEVRVPKR; encoded by the coding sequence GTGGGGGATTCGGTGGGAAGTGAGAGGAGAAAGACCCCTTATGACGACCCCTTCGATCGCTTCATCAGGGACGTCATGGAGCTGCTCAGGAAGATGGATGAGGATCTTTCCGGATTCATCAATGGCGACCTGTCCTGGGGCTTCGATCACGATCTCGGGGACGAGGAGGGGGTCGGGATCTCCCCCGAGGTTGAGTCCTTCCCTGAGGGGGGAGGGAGCGTGGAGTTAGAGGAGCAGGTGGTCGATGTCATAGATTTGGAGGATGAAATTATTATAGTGGCTGAGGCCCCTGGGGTGAGCAAGGATGAGATCTCCGTCAGGATTAAGGGAAAGGAAGTCACCATAAAAGCCGGTGAGCTCCTGAGGAGGATACAACTCCCGCTGGAGCCCGACCCAGATAGGGTCAGGGCCACCTATAGGAACGGCATCCTGGAGGTAAGGGTGCCGAAAAGGTAG